A DNA window from Pseudarthrobacter sp. W1I19 contains the following coding sequences:
- the uvrA gene encoding excinuclease ABC subunit UvrA: MPKAVAEESDLQSVEVSLAPSAAPKRPDLSRLVVKGAREHNLRNVDLDLPRDAMIVFTGLSGSGKSSLAFDTIFAEGQRRYVESLSAYARQFLGQVDKPDVDFIEGLSPAVSIDQKSTSKNPRSTVGTITEIYDYMRLLWARVGRPHCPVCGEPVAKQTPQQIVDQLLELDEGTRFQVLAPVVRGRKGEFVDLFKELTAKGYSRARVDGNLVQLNDPPKLGKQFKHTIEVVVDRLVVKEGISQRLTDSIETALGLAEGRVLAEFVDLEADDPHRLRAFSENLACPNEHPLAIDEIEPRSFSFNNPFGACAACSGIGTKLEVDEELIVPNPELSLAEGAIAPWSLGTATTEYWNRLLEGLAKELGFSMDTPWEKLGSDVRQTVLHGKDHKVVVQYKNRFGRERKYSTGFEGAIQYVHRKHGETDSEWARDRYEEYMRQIPCPACNGARLNPASLSVLINGKSIADVAALPMRDCADFLNNLVLTGREAQIAHQVLKEIQARLTFLLDVGLEYLNLERPSATLSGGEAQRIRLATQIGSGLVGVLYVLDEPSIGLHQRDNRRLIDTLTRLRDMGNTLIVVEHDEDTIHVADWVVDIGPGAGEHGGQVVHSGSYKELLENTASLTGDYLSGRKKIEVPKKRRKYDKKRELKVVGARENNLLNVDAAFPLGLFTAVTGVSGSGKSTLVNEILYKVLANKLNGAKQVAGRHKTVQGLEHLDKVVHVDQSPIGRTPRSNPATYTGVFDNIRKLFAETTEAKVRGYLPGRFSFNVKGGRCEACSGDGTLKIEMNFLPDVYVPCEVCHGARYNRETLEVHYKGKTIADVLNMPIEEGAEFFAAFSPIARHLNTLVDVGLGYVRLGQPATTLSGGEAQRVKLAAELQKRSNGRSVYVLDEPTTGLHFEDIRKLLMVLQGLVDKGNTVITIEHNLDVIKSADWVVDLGPDGGSGGGQIVAAGTPEQISKSTTSHTAAFLAEILP, from the coding sequence GTGCCTAAAGCCGTAGCTGAAGAATCTGACCTCCAATCCGTTGAAGTTTCGCTCGCCCCGTCCGCAGCGCCCAAGCGTCCGGACCTGTCCCGCCTTGTGGTGAAGGGGGCGCGGGAGCACAACCTGCGCAACGTTGACCTGGACCTGCCGCGCGACGCCATGATCGTCTTCACCGGGCTGTCCGGCTCCGGCAAATCATCCCTCGCCTTCGACACCATCTTCGCCGAAGGCCAGCGCCGCTACGTGGAATCGCTCTCCGCGTACGCCCGCCAGTTCCTGGGCCAGGTGGACAAGCCGGATGTCGACTTCATCGAGGGGCTCTCCCCGGCCGTCTCCATCGACCAGAAGTCCACCAGCAAGAACCCCCGCTCCACAGTGGGAACCATCACCGAGATCTATGACTACATGCGCCTGCTGTGGGCCCGCGTGGGCCGGCCGCACTGCCCTGTCTGCGGTGAGCCGGTAGCCAAGCAGACGCCGCAGCAGATTGTGGACCAGTTGCTGGAACTGGACGAGGGCACCCGTTTCCAGGTCCTCGCCCCCGTAGTGCGCGGCCGGAAGGGGGAGTTTGTCGACCTCTTCAAGGAACTCACCGCGAAGGGCTACTCCCGTGCCCGGGTGGACGGCAACCTGGTCCAGCTCAACGATCCACCCAAGCTGGGAAAGCAGTTCAAGCACACCATCGAAGTAGTGGTGGACCGGCTGGTGGTCAAGGAAGGCATCAGCCAGCGGCTCACCGACTCCATCGAAACTGCCCTGGGCCTCGCCGAGGGCAGGGTCCTCGCCGAATTCGTGGACCTGGAAGCCGATGATCCGCACCGGCTCCGGGCCTTCTCCGAGAACCTGGCGTGCCCCAACGAACATCCGTTGGCCATCGACGAAATCGAGCCCAGGTCCTTTTCCTTCAACAACCCCTTCGGCGCCTGCGCAGCCTGCAGCGGCATCGGCACCAAGCTCGAGGTGGACGAGGAACTGATCGTTCCCAACCCCGAGCTTTCGCTGGCTGAGGGCGCCATCGCTCCCTGGTCCCTGGGCACGGCCACCACCGAATACTGGAACAGGCTCCTCGAAGGCCTCGCGAAGGAACTCGGGTTCTCCATGGATACGCCGTGGGAGAAGCTGGGCAGTGATGTCCGGCAGACAGTGCTGCACGGCAAGGACCACAAGGTGGTGGTGCAGTACAAGAACCGGTTCGGCCGGGAACGGAAATACAGCACCGGCTTCGAAGGTGCCATCCAATACGTACACCGGAAGCACGGCGAGACGGACTCCGAGTGGGCCCGCGACCGCTACGAAGAGTACATGCGGCAGATCCCCTGCCCTGCCTGCAACGGCGCCCGCCTCAATCCTGCGTCCCTGTCGGTGCTCATCAACGGGAAGTCCATTGCCGACGTCGCCGCCCTTCCCATGCGGGACTGCGCCGACTTCCTGAACAACCTGGTGCTGACCGGCCGCGAAGCGCAGATCGCACATCAGGTGTTGAAGGAGATCCAGGCACGCCTGACCTTCCTGCTGGACGTCGGGCTGGAATACCTGAACCTCGAACGGCCCTCCGCCACGCTGTCCGGCGGCGAGGCCCAGCGTATCCGGCTGGCCACCCAGATCGGTTCCGGGCTGGTGGGTGTCCTGTATGTGCTGGATGAACCGTCCATCGGGCTGCATCAGCGGGACAACCGCCGCCTGATCGACACCCTGACCAGGCTGCGCGACATGGGCAACACACTCATTGTGGTGGAACACGACGAAGACACCATCCACGTGGCTGACTGGGTGGTGGACATTGGACCGGGCGCCGGCGAACACGGCGGCCAGGTGGTCCACTCCGGGTCCTACAAAGAGCTGCTCGAGAACACCGCTTCGCTGACGGGGGACTACCTGTCCGGGCGCAAGAAGATCGAGGTCCCCAAGAAACGCCGGAAGTATGACAAGAAACGTGAGCTGAAGGTGGTTGGCGCCCGGGAGAACAACCTCCTCAACGTCGACGCCGCCTTCCCGCTCGGTCTCTTCACCGCCGTCACCGGCGTCAGCGGGTCAGGGAAGTCCACCCTGGTCAACGAAATCCTGTACAAGGTGCTGGCCAACAAGCTCAATGGTGCCAAGCAGGTTGCCGGCCGGCATAAAACGGTCCAGGGCCTGGAACACCTGGACAAGGTGGTGCACGTTGACCAGAGCCCCATCGGCCGGACTCCGCGCTCAAACCCGGCCACCTACACCGGCGTCTTTGACAACATCCGCAAGCTCTTCGCGGAAACCACAGAAGCGAAGGTCCGCGGTTACCTTCCCGGACGCTTCTCCTTCAACGTCAAGGGCGGGCGGTGCGAGGCATGTTCCGGTGACGGCACGCTGAAGATCGAGATGAACTTCCTGCCGGATGTCTACGTGCCCTGCGAGGTGTGCCACGGCGCCCGCTACAACCGCGAAACGCTGGAAGTCCACTACAAGGGCAAAACCATCGCGGATGTCCTGAACATGCCCATCGAGGAGGGCGCCGAGTTCTTTGCGGCGTTTTCTCCGATCGCGCGCCACCTGAACACCCTCGTGGACGTGGGACTTGGCTATGTCCGGTTGGGCCAGCCTGCCACCACGTTGTCCGGCGGCGAGGCACAGCGCGTCAAACTGGCGGCCGAACTGCAGAAGCGGTCCAACGGCCGCAGCGTCTACGTCCTGGATGAGCCCACCACGGGCCTGCACTTCGAGGACATCCGCAAGCTGCTGATGGTGCTGCAGGGCCTGGTGGACAAGGGCAACACGGTGATCACCATCGAGCACAACCTGGATGTCATCAAGAGCGCCGACTGGGTTGTGGATCTCGGGCCGGACGGCGGTTCAGGCGGGGGCCAGATTGTTGCTGCCGGCACGCCGGAACAGATCTCGAAGTCAACCACCAGCCACACGGCGGCCTTCCTCGCTGAGATCCTGCCGTAG
- a CDS encoding ABC transporter ATP-binding protein, whose product MRRLLDGYKARIAAIVLLQLVQAAANLLLPTVNAAIVDDGIVAGNTAVISRLGMVMAVIAVLQAAAAIAAGYLAALVAMKMGQQLRGEIFAKIQSLSSQDVAVFGTQSLTTRATNDTQQIQAFAVLVFTMLVAGPAMGVGGVAMALQQDVALSSVVIVIVPLLLLIMYLIVRRLIPLYRDGQELLDRAGGILREQIIGAAVIRSFVRQDHETRRFARVNSSLTANNLSSALLVAGMLPMVMLVVNISSVAVVWFGGHRIQAGEMNIGALTAFIAYILQILLAIMMSMYVLMTAPRASVSAERISAVLDTEPSVRQPENPESLSPPLLQPLPLATDPLGPATLEFSHVGFSYPGAEAPVLTDISFTARPGTITAIVGSTGSGKSTLLNLIPRFLDSTAGRISLGGVDIKAVSLDSLRASMAVVPQRSHLFTGTIGDNLRMAKPDATDAELWDVLETAQTMRFMRDLPLGLATPLGQGGTNLSGGQRQRLCIARALLRNAPLYLFDDSFSALDYDTDTRLRQALQSTLASATVIVVAERISAVEGAGLILVLDGGRVVAQGTHQELLETSATYREIAESQLALDGRQ is encoded by the coding sequence ATGAGGCGGCTGCTGGACGGGTACAAAGCCCGGATCGCGGCCATCGTTCTCCTGCAACTGGTGCAGGCCGCAGCCAACCTCCTGCTGCCAACGGTGAATGCGGCGATCGTCGACGACGGCATCGTGGCCGGCAACACCGCAGTCATCTCGCGCCTGGGAATGGTGATGGCAGTGATCGCCGTCCTGCAGGCGGCGGCCGCCATAGCAGCCGGCTACCTTGCTGCCCTGGTCGCCATGAAGATGGGCCAACAGCTCCGTGGTGAGATTTTTGCCAAAATCCAGTCGCTTTCCTCCCAGGATGTTGCCGTCTTCGGAACCCAGAGCCTGACTACCCGGGCCACCAACGACACCCAGCAGATCCAGGCCTTCGCTGTACTGGTGTTCACCATGCTGGTGGCCGGGCCGGCGATGGGGGTGGGCGGAGTGGCCATGGCGCTGCAGCAGGATGTGGCGTTGTCATCAGTGGTGATCGTTATCGTGCCCCTGCTCCTGCTGATCATGTACCTCATTGTCCGGCGGCTGATCCCGCTGTACCGCGACGGCCAGGAACTGCTGGACCGCGCCGGCGGCATCCTTCGGGAGCAGATCATCGGCGCCGCGGTGATCCGCTCCTTTGTCCGCCAGGACCATGAAACCCGGCGCTTCGCCCGGGTCAACAGCAGCCTCACCGCCAACAACCTCTCATCTGCGCTGCTGGTTGCAGGCATGCTCCCGATGGTCATGCTCGTGGTGAACATCTCTTCAGTGGCCGTGGTGTGGTTCGGCGGGCACAGAATCCAGGCGGGCGAGATGAACATCGGCGCCCTTACGGCCTTTATCGCCTACATCCTGCAGATCCTGCTCGCCATCATGATGTCCATGTACGTCCTGATGACAGCGCCCCGCGCATCCGTCAGTGCCGAGCGGATCAGCGCGGTCCTGGATACTGAGCCATCAGTACGCCAACCAGAGAACCCCGAGTCCCTTTCCCCGCCGCTCCTGCAGCCGCTTCCCCTGGCAACGGACCCGCTGGGGCCGGCCACACTGGAGTTCAGCCACGTTGGCTTCTCCTACCCGGGAGCCGAGGCTCCGGTCCTGACCGACATCAGCTTTACCGCCCGTCCGGGCACCATAACGGCAATCGTGGGTTCAACCGGCAGCGGAAAGTCCACCCTCCTCAACCTCATTCCGCGCTTCCTTGATTCCACTGCAGGACGCATCAGCCTGGGCGGGGTGGACATCAAGGCGGTGTCGCTGGACAGCCTGCGGGCATCCATGGCGGTTGTTCCACAGCGGTCCCACCTCTTCACAGGCACTATCGGCGACAACCTTCGAATGGCTAAACCGGACGCCACGGACGCGGAACTCTGGGACGTCCTGGAGACCGCCCAGACCATGCGTTTTATGCGGGACCTGCCGCTGGGGCTCGCCACTCCGCTGGGCCAGGGCGGCACCAACCTTTCCGGCGGCCAGAGGCAGCGGTTGTGCATTGCCCGTGCGCTCCTGCGCAACGCTCCGCTGTACCTGTTCGACGACAGCTTCTCAGCACTGGACTACGACACCGATACCCGGCTCAGGCAGGCTCTCCAGTCAACGTTGGCATCGGCCACGGTGATTGTTGTAGCGGAAAGGATTTCCGCCGTGGAAGGCGCCGGGCTCATCCTGGTGCTCGACGGCGGGCGGGTGGTAGCGCAGGGAACGCACCAGGAGTTGCTGGAGACATCGGCCACGTACCGGGAAATAGCGGAATCGCAGCTTGCCCTGGACGGCCGGCAGTGA
- a CDS encoding HAD hydrolase-like protein has protein sequence MTQTTVPVIFDLDGTLVDPAGGITDGIAAALQALGLPVPGQDLLEAMIGPKLSDSLLNVAQVPADLLDEVIRRYREYYVATGIGQSRLYPGIREILESFAAAGRPVAVATQKPQGLARTVLGHHGIDGLFQAIHGSADDESAVDGVPVGKTEIIAAALKDLGTQHALMVGDRAQDVAGALANGLDCIGVAWGFAPDSELENAGAVAVVATTDELVTTINRLESVHAAAMSEVTNDGNV, from the coding sequence GTGACTCAAACAACAGTGCCCGTGATCTTTGACCTGGACGGCACTCTTGTCGATCCGGCCGGCGGAATAACCGATGGAATAGCTGCAGCCCTTCAGGCGCTGGGGCTTCCGGTTCCCGGCCAGGACCTGCTCGAAGCGATGATCGGCCCGAAGTTGAGCGACTCGCTGCTGAACGTGGCCCAGGTTCCGGCGGATCTGCTCGACGAGGTGATCCGCCGCTACCGCGAGTACTACGTGGCTACCGGCATCGGCCAGAGCCGCCTGTACCCGGGTATCCGCGAAATCCTGGAGTCATTTGCGGCGGCGGGCCGGCCGGTGGCCGTGGCCACGCAGAAACCCCAGGGCCTGGCCCGCACCGTCCTGGGGCACCACGGAATCGACGGACTGTTCCAGGCCATCCACGGCTCAGCGGATGACGAGTCCGCAGTAGACGGGGTTCCGGTGGGCAAGACGGAGATCATCGCCGCCGCGCTGAAGGACCTTGGCACGCAGCATGCCCTGATGGTTGGGGACCGGGCACAGGACGTTGCAGGTGCCCTGGCAAACGGCCTGGACTGCATTGGCGTTGCCTGGGGTTTTGCCCCGGACAGCGAACTGGAAAATGCCGGAGCCGTTGCCGTGGTGGCCACCACGGACGAGCTGGTGACCACCATCAACCGTCTTGAGTCCGTCCACGCGGCCGCCATGAGCGAGGTGACCAACGATGGAAATGTTTGA
- a CDS encoding ABC transporter ATP-binding protein: MLGAVAATCAFAGLNVAAPKYLGDATDLVVDGVLHGNLDQAALALILGTVALMYAGASLFNWIQGALSARSVQGLMYGLREAVEGKLHRLPASYFGERSRGDVLSRATNDIDNITQALNQLLTQLIMSVLMLCGSLAMMLWISPLLAAIAIATVPLSTLLTVQVARKSQAQFEKQWMETGQLNAHMEEFITGHEVIKAFGRQAQAADVVARSNERLARAATRAQYSAGVVQPLMALMSNLSYIAVAVVGALQVIAGAMTIGGIQAFIQFSRLFTQPVGQIGGMLNLMQSCAASAARVFALLDTREEPHDAPSPAAGAPVAPNAGDHEGRIVFDNVTFGYPGAAPAVRNLSFSVDPGRTVAIVGHTGAGKSTVINLLLRFCEPDSGRITIDGRDIAAVPRNRLRERFGVVLQDAWLFAGTIRENLAYGRPGATEADILAAAEASYVDRFVRSLPQGYDTVLENGGDGLSQGQRQLITIARAQLAGRSIQILDEATSSVDSRTELLIRQAMNRLRRGRTSFVIAHRLSTVRDADLILVMDHGRIVEQGTHQELLVANSYYTRLYNAQFALQAGRSSALEAGL, translated from the coding sequence ATGCTGGGCGCAGTCGCGGCCACCTGCGCATTCGCCGGGCTTAATGTGGCCGCGCCGAAATACCTGGGCGACGCCACCGACCTTGTAGTGGACGGCGTACTCCACGGGAACCTGGACCAGGCTGCGCTGGCGCTCATCCTGGGAACCGTGGCACTTATGTACGCCGGCGCCTCCCTGTTCAACTGGATCCAGGGGGCACTCTCCGCCCGCTCGGTACAGGGCTTGATGTATGGACTCCGGGAGGCGGTAGAGGGAAAACTGCACCGGCTCCCGGCCAGTTACTTCGGGGAGCGGTCCAGGGGCGATGTCCTCAGCCGCGCCACGAACGATATCGACAACATCACCCAGGCCCTGAACCAGCTCCTCACACAGCTCATCATGTCCGTCCTGATGCTGTGTGGCTCGCTGGCCATGATGCTGTGGATCTCGCCACTGCTGGCAGCCATTGCGATTGCCACCGTGCCGCTGTCCACCCTGCTCACTGTGCAGGTGGCCCGGAAATCGCAAGCCCAGTTCGAGAAGCAATGGATGGAAACGGGCCAGCTGAATGCGCACATGGAGGAATTCATTACGGGCCATGAGGTCATCAAAGCCTTCGGGCGGCAGGCGCAGGCGGCAGACGTGGTGGCCCGGAGCAATGAGCGGCTGGCCCGGGCAGCTACCCGGGCGCAGTATTCGGCAGGGGTTGTTCAACCGCTGATGGCCTTGATGTCCAACCTCAGCTACATCGCCGTTGCGGTGGTGGGTGCCCTCCAGGTGATCGCCGGCGCCATGACCATCGGCGGCATCCAGGCTTTTATCCAGTTCAGCAGGCTCTTCACCCAGCCCGTTGGCCAGATTGGCGGCATGCTCAACCTCATGCAATCCTGCGCGGCTTCCGCGGCCCGGGTCTTCGCCCTGCTCGATACCCGCGAGGAGCCACACGATGCGCCGTCCCCGGCCGCAGGTGCGCCTGTTGCTCCAAATGCCGGGGATCATGAAGGCCGCATCGTCTTTGACAATGTGACGTTCGGATACCCTGGAGCAGCGCCAGCGGTGCGCAATCTGTCCTTCAGCGTGGACCCGGGCCGGACGGTAGCGATTGTTGGGCACACGGGGGCAGGCAAAAGCACCGTGATCAACCTCCTCCTGCGTTTTTGTGAACCGGATTCCGGCCGGATCACCATCGACGGAAGGGATATCGCCGCTGTTCCCCGAAACCGCCTGAGGGAGCGTTTCGGCGTGGTCCTCCAGGATGCGTGGCTTTTCGCCGGCACCATCCGGGAAAACCTCGCCTACGGCAGGCCTGGAGCTACCGAGGCGGACATCCTGGCCGCAGCCGAGGCCAGCTATGTGGACCGCTTCGTCAGGTCGCTGCCGCAGGGGTATGACACAGTCCTGGAAAACGGCGGTGACGGGCTCAGCCAGGGCCAGCGGCAGCTGATCACCATCGCCCGGGCACAGCTTGCGGGCCGTTCCATCCAAATCCTCGACGAGGCAACAAGTTCGGTGGACTCCCGGACGGAGCTGCTGATCCGCCAGGCGATGAACCGGTTGCGCCGTGGCCGGACCAGCTTCGTGATCGCCCACCGTTTGTCCACAGTGCGCGACGCTGATCTAATTCTGGTCATGGACCACGGACGGATCGTCGAGCAAGGCACCCACCAGGAGCTGCTCGTTGCGAACAGCTACTACACACGCCTCTACAACGCACAGTTCGCCCTGCAGGCGGGACGCAGCAGCGCGCTCGAGGCCGGACTTTGA
- a CDS encoding GntR family transcriptional regulator, with protein sequence MTAGGFPGTWKPNAASSVPLFEQLRLQVIHLADGGKLPPGTRLPAVRALAEQLDVAPHTVARAYKELEAAGVVATRGRNGTVVCARDERLGGLSAAAAEYAAAAKAQGASFAEAVQLLAAAYDGT encoded by the coding sequence TTGACAGCCGGGGGCTTCCCGGGGACGTGGAAGCCGAATGCAGCCAGTTCGGTGCCGCTGTTCGAGCAGCTGCGGCTCCAGGTGATCCATCTGGCCGACGGCGGGAAGCTGCCGCCGGGCACCCGGCTGCCCGCGGTCAGGGCGCTGGCGGAGCAGCTGGATGTGGCACCCCATACGGTGGCGAGGGCGTATAAGGAACTGGAGGCGGCCGGCGTCGTGGCCACCCGGGGGAGGAACGGCACCGTGGTGTGCGCCAGGGACGAACGGCTCGGCGGCCTGTCCGCCGCGGCTGCCGAGTACGCGGCAGCCGCGAAAGCCCAAGGCGCCTCCTTTGCAGAGGCCGTGCAGCTGCTCGCTGCAGCCTACGACGGCACCTGA
- a CDS encoding 1-acyl-sn-glycerol-3-phosphate acyltransferase has product MEMFEAVRWTTRSLIAGTCRPTVVGIENVPADGPFIVAPNHLSFFDSVIVQALMPRPVAFFAKAEYFTTRGVKGKVMKAFFESVGSIPVERGEQAASVQALKTLMDILESGRGIGIYPEGTRSRDGILYRGRTGVGWLALTTGAPVIPVGLIGTENLQRAGEKGVRPQHFIMKVGEPLYFDKTGPDHSLPARREVTDRVMDAIAELSGQERSASYNQSKIAD; this is encoded by the coding sequence ATGGAAATGTTTGAAGCAGTCCGCTGGACCACGCGGAGCCTGATTGCGGGCACCTGCCGGCCCACCGTCGTCGGCATCGAGAATGTGCCCGCCGACGGGCCCTTCATTGTGGCACCCAACCACCTGTCGTTCTTTGACAGCGTCATCGTCCAGGCGCTGATGCCCCGGCCCGTGGCATTCTTCGCCAAGGCCGAGTACTTCACCACCCGCGGCGTCAAAGGCAAGGTCATGAAGGCCTTCTTCGAATCCGTGGGTTCCATTCCGGTGGAGCGCGGCGAACAGGCCGCCAGCGTCCAGGCGCTCAAGACCCTGATGGACATCCTCGAATCCGGCAGGGGAATCGGAATCTACCCTGAAGGCACCCGTTCCCGTGACGGCATCCTCTACCGCGGCCGAACTGGCGTGGGCTGGCTGGCACTGACCACAGGGGCGCCCGTGATCCCGGTGGGCCTGATCGGGACCGAAAACCTGCAGCGGGCCGGTGAAAAGGGGGTCAGGCCGCAGCACTTCATCATGAAGGTGGGGGAGCCGCTGTACTTCGACAAGACCGGGCCGGACCATTCGCTTCCGGCCCGCAGGGAGGTCACGGACCGCGTTATGGACGCCATCGCCGAACTCAGCGGCCAGGAACGCTCCGCCAGCTACAACCAAAGCAAAATCGCCGATTAG
- a CDS encoding trans-aconitate 2-methyltransferase encodes MKWDPAKYVQFGDYRNRPFFDLTGRVHADRPVQVVDLGCGPGNLTATLAERWPAADVVGLDSSAEMLAKAAAVADSTPSLRFELMDIADWIPSDEADVVVSNAALQWVPGHQDMMRKWLATLHPGSWFAMQVPGNFNAPSHALMRGLAGSPRWEPKLRGVLRGGESVGEPAEYLGILLDAGFTADAWETTYQQVLPGQDPVLEWVRGTALRPVLAVLSLEDGAAFEAEYGALLRETYPPGVHGTVFPFRRIFAVGRKE; translated from the coding sequence ATGAAATGGGATCCGGCAAAGTACGTGCAGTTCGGCGATTACCGGAACCGCCCATTCTTTGACCTCACCGGCAGGGTCCACGCAGACCGGCCCGTACAGGTGGTGGACCTGGGGTGCGGACCGGGAAACCTCACCGCCACACTCGCCGAGCGCTGGCCCGCGGCCGACGTCGTAGGCTTGGACTCCTCGGCCGAGATGCTGGCCAAAGCCGCGGCGGTTGCGGACAGCACGCCGTCCCTGCGCTTTGAGCTGATGGATATCGCCGACTGGATTCCATCGGACGAAGCGGACGTGGTGGTGAGCAACGCGGCCCTGCAGTGGGTGCCGGGCCACCAGGACATGATGCGGAAGTGGCTGGCCACCCTTCATCCGGGTTCCTGGTTTGCCATGCAGGTTCCCGGCAACTTCAATGCCCCCTCACATGCATTGATGCGCGGGCTGGCCGGCTCACCCCGCTGGGAACCGAAGCTGCGGGGAGTGCTGCGGGGCGGCGAGTCCGTGGGTGAGCCTGCGGAGTACCTGGGGATCCTGCTCGACGCCGGATTCACGGCCGATGCGTGGGAGACCACCTACCAGCAGGTGCTGCCCGGCCAGGATCCTGTACTGGAGTGGGTGCGGGGCACAGCGCTTCGGCCGGTCCTGGCAGTCCTCTCACTCGAAGACGGCGCAGCTTTCGAAGCAGAATACGGCGCACTGCTGCGGGAGACGTATCCGCCTGGCGTCCACGGCACAGTGTTTCCCTTCCGCCGGATCTTTGCGGTAGGGCGCAAGGAATAG